One Solanum lycopersicum chromosome 2, SLM_r2.1 genomic region harbors:
- the LOC138341949 gene encoding uncharacterized protein — MTWEVFKNAFLDNLFPREKRENKVVEIINLYQGGMSVLQYSLNFIKLSKYTPSLVSDQRDEMNHFVTGVSDNLQEECQSAMLHDNMTFARLMVHSKQVEEARSKRKNRDAKRARFFYGGSSMGRLEIQDKPRFKESASNHVPSKFSKTRDDRVSNLKLKTKMVLVRQRRSLLVPSVERVILVSL, encoded by the coding sequence ATGACTTGGGAAGTATTCAAGAACGCATTTCTTGATAATTTGTTTCCTAGGGAAAAGAGGGAAAACAAGGTGGTGGAGATCATCAACCTTtaccaaggaggtatgagtgttcttCAATACtctttgaatttcattaaattgtcaaaatatacTCCCTCTTTGGTTTCCGACCAAAGAGATGAAATGAATCACTTTGTGACGGGAGTATCGGATAACTTGCAAGAAGAGTGCCAATCCGCTATGCTTCATGACAATATGACCTTTGctcgtctcatggttcattCTAAACAAGTGGAAGAGGCAAGATCTAAAAGGAAGAATAGAGACGCCAAGAGAGCAAGATTTTTTTATGGTGGTTCTTCAATGGGAAGGCTtgagattcaagacaagcctagattcaAAGAGAGTGCGTCTAATCATGTTCCTTCAAAGTTTTCTAAAActcgtgatgatagggtgtctaaccttAAGCTTAAAACGAAAATGGTACTAGTTCGCCAACGAAGAAGCCTACTTGTGCCAAGTGTGGAAAGGGTCATCTTGGTGAGTCTCTAG